One genomic window of Streptomyces sp. NBC_01498 includes the following:
- a CDS encoding TetR/AcrR family transcriptional regulator codes for MKNTGGKNGSVNISGTGHSDAGDGGTGHDGAENSGAENSGSGSGSGTPTRGSRAADTPAPAPKPARARNRRGEGGRLREEIVDAAAELLDEAGDERAITLRSVARRVGIAAPSIYPHFPDQPAIMLAVVRREFVELERGLRAGVEAAGDDPRQRLYAGCTTYLDFARLHPERYRTMFGGLWVPTLGESSVTEEELTSLGAASLGILSDLLAACVAAGQATSTDVAGDAVALWLGLHGLAHQRAVTAAFPWPPDIADRIIRALAHLKD; via the coding sequence GTGAAGAACACCGGTGGGAAGAACGGCAGTGTGAATATCAGCGGCACGGGGCACAGCGACGCGGGGGACGGCGGCACGGGCCACGACGGCGCGGAGAACAGCGGCGCGGAGAATAGCGGCAGCGGCAGCGGCAGCGGCACGCCGACCCGGGGCAGCCGCGCGGCGGACACACCCGCACCCGCGCCGAAACCGGCCCGCGCCCGCAACCGCCGGGGCGAGGGTGGCCGTCTGCGCGAGGAGATCGTCGACGCGGCGGCGGAACTGCTCGACGAGGCGGGCGACGAGCGCGCCATCACCCTGCGCTCGGTCGCCCGGCGGGTCGGCATCGCCGCCCCCTCGATCTACCCGCACTTCCCCGACCAGCCGGCCATCATGCTGGCCGTCGTCCGGCGGGAGTTCGTGGAGCTGGAGCGCGGTCTGCGCGCCGGCGTGGAGGCGGCCGGTGACGATCCCCGGCAGCGCCTGTACGCGGGCTGCACCACGTATCTCGACTTCGCCCGGCTCCATCCGGAGCGCTACCGGACCATGTTCGGCGGGCTCTGGGTGCCGACCCTGGGCGAGAGTTCAGTGACGGAGGAGGAGCTGACCTCGCTCGGTGCGGCGAGCCTGGGGATCCTGAGCGACCTGCTCGCCGCCTGTGTCGCGGCGGGGCAGGCCACCAGCACCGATGTCGCGGGCGACGCCGTCGCGCTGTGGCTGGGGCTGCACGGCCTGGCGCATCAGCGGGCCGTGACCGCCGCGTTCCCCTGGCCGCCGGACATCGCCGACCGCATCATCAGGGCGCTCGCCCATCTGAAGGACTGA
- a CDS encoding PP2C family protein-serine/threonine phosphatase: protein MPEIDYSDLFAASPSPYLVLDTQLMIIDVNEAYLRATGLRRNDLLGNFIFDAFPDNPGDPEADGVRNLSASFDRVLATGEPDTMALQRYDVPDPERPERFAEHWWSPVNTPVTDSDGGVTCIIHRAEDVTAFVRSRRFRHVVGGELTAREEGMESELYARARELQRLNDELRLAHGRERQVAVTLQEAMLHSPDLAHHPDIAVRYLPAIGSLNVCGDWYDTVDLSDGRFSVAVGDVVGHGLEAATVMGMLRSALSAVSRAVPGPAQALEILGLYARSLDGALSTTAVTALVDTRSRLVTYSSAGHPPPVLLHHDSTCELLDQATDPPLGARPEHVVRPQAGTSYAPGDTLVLYTDGLIERRGEDIDAGLGRLTNALATCVDLPPEEVADRVLQRLHLTAGAGDDIALVVIRL, encoded by the coding sequence ATGCCGGAGATCGACTACAGCGATCTGTTCGCCGCCTCGCCGAGCCCGTACCTGGTGCTCGACACACAGCTCATGATCATCGACGTCAACGAGGCGTATCTGCGGGCCACCGGCCTGCGCCGGAACGACCTGCTGGGCAACTTCATCTTCGACGCGTTCCCCGACAACCCCGGCGACCCCGAGGCCGACGGCGTACGGAATCTGTCGGCCTCGTTCGACCGCGTCCTCGCCACCGGCGAGCCCGACACGATGGCGCTCCAGCGTTACGACGTCCCGGACCCGGAGCGTCCGGAGCGGTTCGCCGAACACTGGTGGTCCCCGGTGAACACCCCGGTCACCGACTCCGACGGCGGCGTGACCTGCATCATCCACCGTGCCGAGGACGTCACCGCCTTCGTCCGCTCCCGCCGCTTCCGCCATGTCGTCGGCGGGGAGCTGACCGCACGCGAGGAGGGCATGGAGTCCGAGCTGTACGCGCGCGCCCGCGAACTCCAGCGGCTCAACGACGAGCTGCGGCTCGCCCACGGCCGGGAGCGGCAGGTCGCCGTCACCCTCCAGGAGGCGATGCTCCACTCGCCCGACCTGGCCCATCACCCGGACATCGCCGTGCGCTATCTGCCGGCGATCGGCTCGCTCAACGTGTGCGGCGACTGGTACGACACCGTCGACCTCAGCGACGGGCGGTTCTCCGTCGCCGTGGGTGACGTCGTCGGCCACGGACTTGAGGCCGCCACCGTCATGGGCATGCTCCGCAGCGCGCTGTCCGCCGTCAGCCGCGCCGTCCCCGGGCCCGCGCAGGCCCTGGAGATCCTCGGCCTCTACGCCCGCTCCCTCGACGGCGCCCTGTCCACCACCGCCGTCACCGCGCTGGTGGACACCCGCAGCCGCCTCGTCACGTACAGCAGCGCCGGGCACCCGCCGCCGGTCCTGCTGCACCACGACAGCACCTGCGAACTCCTCGACCAGGCCACCGACCCGCCCCTCGGCGCCCGGCCCGAACACGTGGTCCGCCCCCAGGCAGGCACCAGCTACGCCCCGGGCGACACCCTCGTCCTCTACACCGACGGCCTGATCGAGCGCCGGGGCGAGGACATCGACGCCGGGCTCGGCCGCCTCACGAATGCGCTCGCCACCTGCGTGGATCTCCCCCCGGAGGAAGTGGCCGACCGGGTCCTGCAACGTCTCCACCTGACCGCCGGCGCCGGCGACGACATCGCTCTCGTCGTGATCCGCCTGTAG
- a CDS encoding NADH:flavin oxidoreductase, which translates to MTDALTPRPQAADTLARPFSVRGLTTRNRIAMAPMTRKFSPNGVPGQDVADYYTRRADSDVGLIITEGTYVGHESAGTSDQVPRFHGADALAGWANVVDSVHRAGGVIIPQLWHVGVTREEGAPPVLEAEPVGPSGVSLSGEPKGRAMTAKDLDDVIGAFADGAAAAERLGFDGVELHGAHGYLIDQFLWAGSNRRTDAYGGDLVSRTRFAAEIVAAVRAVVSDSFPLFLRLSQWKMGSYDAKLARTPAELDALLTPLAEAGVDVFHASTRRYWLPEFEDSDLNFAGWVKKLSSRPTLTVGSVGLDGEFLGAFQGNDSAVTPIDRLLERMERDEFDMVAVGRALIADPEWAAKVLGGRGGDVTPFRAEMLKTLR; encoded by the coding sequence GTGACAGACGCGCTCACCCCCCGCCCGCAAGCGGCGGACACCCTCGCCCGGCCCTTCTCGGTCCGTGGGCTCACCACACGCAACCGGATCGCCATGGCACCCATGACCCGGAAGTTCTCGCCGAACGGCGTACCGGGCCAGGACGTGGCGGACTACTACACCCGGCGCGCCGACAGCGACGTGGGACTGATCATCACCGAGGGCACCTACGTCGGCCACGAGTCCGCCGGTACGAGCGACCAGGTTCCGAGGTTCCACGGCGCGGACGCGCTCGCCGGGTGGGCGAACGTCGTGGACTCCGTACACCGGGCGGGCGGCGTGATCATCCCGCAGCTCTGGCATGTGGGCGTCACACGCGAGGAGGGCGCGCCGCCGGTCCTGGAGGCGGAGCCGGTCGGCCCCTCCGGCGTGTCGCTGTCGGGCGAGCCCAAAGGCCGCGCCATGACGGCCAAGGATCTGGACGATGTCATCGGCGCGTTCGCGGACGGGGCCGCCGCCGCCGAACGGCTGGGCTTCGACGGGGTCGAACTGCACGGCGCGCACGGCTACTTGATCGACCAGTTCCTGTGGGCCGGGAGCAACCGCCGTACCGACGCGTACGGCGGTGACCTCGTCTCGCGGACCCGTTTCGCGGCCGAGATCGTGGCCGCCGTGCGCGCGGTCGTGTCGGACTCCTTCCCGCTCTTCCTGCGGCTGTCGCAGTGGAAGATGGGCAGTTACGACGCGAAGCTCGCCCGGACGCCCGCCGAACTCGACGCCCTGCTGACGCCGCTGGCCGAGGCCGGGGTCGACGTCTTCCACGCGTCGACGCGCCGCTACTGGCTGCCGGAGTTCGAGGACTCCGACCTGAACTTCGCCGGGTGGGTCAAGAAACTCAGCAGCCGGCCGACGCTCACCGTCGGCTCGGTCGGCCTGGACGGCGAGTTCCTCGGCGCCTTCCAGGGCAACGACTCCGCCGTCACGCCCATCGACCGGTTGCTGGAGCGGATGGAGCGCGACGAGTTCGACATGGTGGCCGTCGGCCGGGCGCTGATCGCCGACCCCGAGTGGGCGGCGAAGGTCCTGGGCGGACGCGGCGGGGACGTGACACCCTTCCGCGCGGAGATGCTGAAGACCCTGCGCTGA
- a CDS encoding snapalysin family zinc-dependent metalloprotease: MHIRKVTGGLVAALAVTFSLMGGQATAAPAPSQAPAADRAAAARVVTYDASGAAEFRSAVDRGAAIWNESVANVELRPVASGQRANIRVLADNGWPRAQTTSLGNGTVWIGRLAVTEGHNTTRISSHELGHILGLPDIKPGPCTSLMSGSTAGTSCTNAYPNASEKSAVERYFAGGFARTAGTAPLSTTIVG, translated from the coding sequence ATGCACATTCGTAAGGTGACCGGCGGGCTCGTCGCCGCCCTCGCTGTGACGTTCTCCCTGATGGGCGGCCAGGCCACGGCCGCGCCGGCCCCGTCCCAGGCTCCGGCCGCCGACCGGGCCGCGGCGGCGCGCGTGGTCACGTACGACGCCAGCGGCGCGGCCGAGTTCCGGTCCGCCGTCGACCGGGGCGCGGCGATATGGAACGAGAGCGTCGCCAACGTCGAGCTGCGCCCGGTCGCGTCCGGCCAGCGCGCCAACATCCGCGTCCTGGCGGACAACGGCTGGCCCCGCGCCCAGACCACCTCGCTCGGCAACGGCACGGTCTGGATCGGGCGCCTCGCGGTGACCGAGGGGCACAACACCACCCGCATCTCGTCCCACGAACTGGGCCACATCCTGGGCCTGCCGGACATCAAGCCCGGCCCCTGCACCAGCCTGATGTCCGGTTCCACGGCGGGGACCTCGTGCACGAACGCGTACCCGAACGCGTCCGAGAAGTCCGCGGTCGAGCGCTACTTCGCCGGCGGGTTCGCCCGTACGGCGGGAACCGCCCCGCTCAGCACCACGATCGTGGGCTGA
- a CDS encoding ABC transporter permease, producing the protein MSLSLTIPAPNATPIPAPAVAPHRPAVEVDNRATYASFGLAYVLGHGASALSQGATPLLDLPGWLPTALLGAGLAAGTVSATLAAARAQRAATGPDILVGKMLGASWIVGFAALFLAITGLTNSLGMPGLQSVLWPTGSGLVVGLLYLAEGAVRRNPLHYGLGVWLALISTAALLLGTPALFWVLTLAGGGAYALATVLESRRLRALA; encoded by the coding sequence ATGTCTCTGTCCCTCACCATCCCCGCCCCGAACGCCACCCCCATCCCTGCCCCCGCCGTCGCGCCGCATCGCCCGGCCGTCGAGGTCGACAACCGCGCGACCTACGCGAGCTTCGGCCTCGCGTACGTCCTCGGCCACGGCGCCTCCGCGCTCTCCCAGGGCGCCACCCCACTGCTCGACCTGCCCGGCTGGCTGCCCACCGCGCTCCTCGGCGCGGGACTCGCGGCCGGCACCGTCAGTGCGACCCTCGCCGCCGCCCGCGCCCAGCGCGCCGCCACCGGGCCGGACATCCTCGTCGGCAAGATGCTCGGCGCCTCCTGGATCGTCGGCTTCGCCGCGCTGTTCCTCGCCATCACCGGCCTGACGAACAGCCTCGGCATGCCCGGCCTCCAGTCCGTGCTCTGGCCCACGGGGTCGGGCCTCGTCGTGGGCCTGCTCTACCTCGCCGAAGGCGCCGTACGCCGCAATCCGCTCCACTACGGCCTCGGCGTCTGGCTCGCCCTGATCTCCACGGCGGCCCTCCTCCTCGGCACCCCCGCGCTCTTCTGGGTCCTCACACTCGCGGGCGGCGGGGCCTACGCACTCGCCACCGTCCTCGAATCCCGCCGCCTCCGCGCCCTCGCCTAG
- a CDS encoding medium chain dehydrogenase/reductase family protein, with the protein MTSAVTTLTTEIVLPGKVEPRGLVVHTRELPAPAEGQVVLRMDATGVSFAEQQMRRGKYYDQPAFPFVPGYDVVGTVTAAGPGVDPALTGRRFAAVTKTGAWAGHLLLDAADLVAVPDDVDAAAAETVLVNGITAWQMLHRKAKVRSGGTVVVLGANGGVGSTLVQLARHAGITVIGTAAPRHHATLRELGAIPVDYRDPEMYRRIAEIAPGGVDAVFDHVGGAGLVESWRLLRTGGTLVSYGTAATKDEEGNSQLPVLKVFARLLAWNALPNGRSAYFYNFWAGRRRPETFRRRLSEDLTRVLGLLSAGVLTAQIAGRFPLSEAASALELAESRTVAGKVVLVPDEDAGTGAGAGTGTGMDVGMDAGGGA; encoded by the coding sequence ATGACCAGCGCCGTCACCACCCTCACCACCGAGATCGTCCTTCCGGGCAAGGTCGAGCCGCGCGGCCTCGTCGTCCACACCCGTGAGCTGCCGGCGCCCGCCGAGGGCCAGGTCGTGCTGCGGATGGACGCGACGGGCGTCTCGTTCGCCGAGCAGCAGATGCGCCGGGGCAAGTACTACGACCAGCCGGCCTTCCCCTTCGTACCCGGCTACGACGTGGTCGGTACGGTGACGGCCGCCGGCCCCGGCGTGGACCCCGCGCTGACCGGCCGCCGCTTCGCCGCCGTCACCAAGACCGGCGCCTGGGCCGGACATCTGCTGCTCGACGCGGCCGACCTGGTGGCCGTGCCCGACGACGTGGACGCGGCAGCGGCGGAGACCGTACTCGTCAACGGCATCACGGCCTGGCAGATGCTCCACCGCAAGGCCAAGGTCCGCTCGGGCGGGACCGTCGTGGTGCTGGGCGCCAACGGTGGTGTCGGCTCCACCCTCGTCCAGCTCGCCCGGCACGCCGGGATCACGGTCATCGGCACCGCCGCGCCCCGCCACCACGCCACGCTGCGGGAGCTGGGCGCGATCCCGGTCGACTACCGCGACCCGGAGATGTACCGCAGGATCGCCGAGATCGCGCCGGGCGGCGTGGACGCGGTCTTCGACCACGTCGGCGGCGCCGGGCTGGTCGAGTCGTGGCGGCTGCTCCGGACCGGCGGAACTCTCGTCTCGTACGGCACCGCCGCCACCAAGGACGAGGAAGGCAACTCGCAGCTGCCGGTGCTGAAGGTGTTCGCACGGCTGCTGGCCTGGAACGCCCTGCCCAACGGCCGGAGCGCGTACTTCTACAACTTCTGGGCGGGCCGCCGCCGCCCGGAGACCTTCCGCCGCCGGCTGAGCGAGGACCTGACGCGGGTGCTGGGGCTGCTCTCCGCCGGGGTGCTCACCGCGCAGATCGCCGGGCGGTTCCCGCTGTCCGAGGCGGCGTCGGCGCTGGAGCTGGCGGAGTCGCGGACGGTCGCGGGCAAGGTCGTCCTCGTCCCGGACGAGGACGCGGGCACGGGCGCGGGCGCGGGCACGGGCACGGGCATGGACGTCGGCATGGACGCGGGCGGCGGTGCGTGA
- a CDS encoding TetR/AcrR family transcriptional regulator, with the protein MREAAGRSVPAAVRGEPAATDTATATASATATAATAGRAPAPRTARPRNRRGEGSQLRADILAAATDLLDRGGARAVTLRAVARRAGITAPSIYPHFPDLPALMRALVHEAFGELTGRLRAAVAPVADDEPEEDPEEDPDDDPGNDPDVALDAAEGAEDRLYAACLAYLDYAAARPERYRAMYGEPPGHPGCGGSGADRRAPRGAEALNILAGALADCVNAGRSASTDPAADASALWLGLHGLAHQRANSRISPLPATRVRPFVAALSHLDRPRQAEHLTLRP; encoded by the coding sequence GTGCGTGAGGCGGCGGGCCGGTCCGTGCCTGCGGCCGTACGCGGGGAGCCCGCCGCCACGGACACGGCTACCGCCACGGCCTCTGCTACCGCTACCGCCGCGACCGCCGGCCGGGCGCCCGCGCCCCGGACCGCCCGCCCCCGCAACCGCCGGGGAGAAGGCAGCCAGCTGCGCGCCGACATCCTGGCCGCCGCGACCGACCTGCTCGACCGGGGCGGCGCACGCGCCGTCACCCTGCGCGCCGTGGCCCGCCGGGCCGGGATCACCGCTCCCTCGATCTACCCGCACTTCCCCGACCTCCCGGCCCTGATGCGCGCCCTCGTCCACGAGGCGTTCGGCGAACTGACCGGCCGGCTCCGGGCAGCCGTCGCCCCGGTGGCCGACGACGAGCCCGAAGAAGACCCCGAAGAAGACCCCGACGACGACCCGGGCAACGACCCCGACGTCGCTCTCGATGCCGCCGAAGGCGCCGAGGACCGTCTGTACGCCGCCTGCCTCGCCTATCTCGACTACGCCGCCGCCCGCCCCGAGCGCTACCGCGCCATGTACGGCGAACCCCCCGGCCACCCCGGATGCGGCGGAAGCGGCGCCGACCGGCGGGCCCCGCGCGGCGCGGAAGCCCTGAACATCCTGGCCGGGGCGCTCGCCGACTGTGTGAACGCGGGCCGCTCGGCCAGCACCGATCCGGCGGCCGACGCGTCAGCCCTCTGGCTCGGCCTGCACGGACTCGCGCACCAGCGCGCCAACTCCCGCATCTCGCCGCTGCCCGCCACTCGCGTACGGCCCTTCGTGGCCGCGCTGTCCCATCTCGACCGGCCCCGCCAGGCAGAACACCTGACTTTACGCCCGTAA
- a CDS encoding TraR/DksA family transcriptional regulator yields MSPEAGDGHGSARARLIAERADTQARIAALERDFDAIVQANALVAVDDEHDPDGSSTAFERAHVASLLAQAREQVTGLDQALERLDRNDYGRCEVCGEPIPAERLEVRPAARTCVRCAGSPPRSAKGGGGGGRTT; encoded by the coding sequence ATGAGCCCCGAGGCAGGCGACGGACACGGGTCCGCACGCGCGCGGCTGATCGCCGAGCGTGCCGACACGCAGGCCCGGATCGCCGCGCTGGAGCGGGATTTCGACGCGATTGTGCAGGCCAACGCCCTGGTGGCGGTGGACGACGAGCACGACCCCGACGGGTCGAGCACCGCCTTCGAACGCGCCCACGTCGCCTCCCTGCTGGCACAGGCGCGCGAGCAGGTGACCGGCCTGGACCAGGCACTGGAACGGCTGGACCGAAACGACTACGGGCGCTGCGAGGTGTGCGGCGAGCCGATCCCCGCCGAGCGGCTGGAGGTACGGCCGGCGGCCCGTACGTGCGTACGCTGCGCCGGGTCCCCGCCGCGCTCCGCAAAGGGAGGCGGGGGTGGGGGCCGTACAACCTGA
- a CDS encoding MMPL family transporter: MSRLAHWCFLHRRLVVALWLVLLVATVAADRSLGSKYNESASLPGTDAQAAVTLLTDNFPAASGESDQIVIEATGGATVRSDSVRTPVTDALTKVAALPGIASVVSPYSPRGAAQISKDGTIAFADVSWKMKAADVTKSDARKLIDAAETAEGPNVRISLGGQSISNEENAGPGLSVAVGAVAALVILLIVFGGALLASLMPLVTAAVALLIGTSVISLLSHVMDTPSVSSDLAVLIGLGVGIDYGLFIISRHRSAVKSGLPYGKATEQAVNTSGRTVLFAGITVCIALLGQFALGIDFLYGLSAASALTVALTMASSLTFLPAMLGFLGPKTLSRRERRAHKEKGPVADDAHGFWLRWASLVERRRVPVALGALVLVVVVALPLFWLRLGSSGAANDPIGSHTQRAYTTLAKGFGPGYNGPFQLVSEINSPNDTQAFAAFLAAAAKTPGVVSVTPPTTSPNGKVALAILYPSTGPGSARTVTLVGTIRDLAPKAEGPGHPPVHVGGETPTNIDFSRVLSEKLPLFIAVVVILAFLLLMAVFRSLLIPLVAAVMNLLSVGAALGALCAVFTWGWGLSVLHVPVAGPVDAFIPVLLFSVLFGLSMDYEVYLVSRMQEEWRHRRGAPAHDIPTHDADRAGQAHRAGEPPSDRVRGDHPPADPVRSNHPPADPVRSNHLAVTHGQAKTGRVIAAAAGIMILVFGSFLIGDDHVLQEFGFGLAFAVLVDALIIRGLLVPALMHLIGPANWFMPAWLRRIVPNLSVEAARTGGH; this comes from the coding sequence GTGTCTCGTCTGGCCCACTGGTGTTTCCTGCACCGCCGCCTCGTGGTGGCCCTCTGGCTCGTACTCCTCGTCGCCACCGTCGCGGCCGACCGGTCACTCGGCAGCAAGTACAACGAGAGCGCCAGCCTGCCGGGCACCGACGCACAGGCCGCCGTGACCCTCCTCACCGACAACTTCCCCGCCGCGTCCGGCGAGAGCGACCAGATCGTCATCGAGGCCACCGGCGGCGCCACCGTACGGTCCGACTCGGTACGGACACCGGTCACGGACGCCCTCACCAAGGTCGCCGCCCTCCCCGGCATCGCCTCGGTCGTCAGCCCCTACAGCCCGCGCGGCGCGGCGCAGATCAGCAAGGACGGCACGATCGCCTTCGCCGACGTGAGCTGGAAGATGAAGGCCGCCGACGTCACGAAGTCCGACGCCCGCAAGCTGATCGACGCCGCCGAGACCGCCGAGGGGCCGAACGTCCGTATCTCGCTCGGCGGTCAGTCCATCAGCAACGAGGAGAACGCCGGCCCCGGCCTGTCCGTCGCCGTGGGCGCCGTCGCCGCGCTGGTCATTCTGCTGATCGTCTTCGGCGGCGCGCTTCTCGCCTCGCTGATGCCGCTGGTGACGGCGGCCGTCGCGCTGCTCATCGGCACGTCCGTCATCAGCCTGCTGTCGCACGTCATGGACACCCCGAGCGTCTCCAGCGACCTCGCCGTCCTCATCGGGCTCGGCGTCGGCATCGACTACGGCCTGTTCATCATCAGCCGCCACCGCAGCGCCGTGAAGTCCGGCCTGCCGTACGGAAAGGCGACGGAGCAGGCGGTCAACACGTCCGGCCGGACGGTGCTGTTCGCGGGGATCACCGTATGCATCGCGCTGCTCGGGCAGTTCGCGCTGGGCATCGACTTCCTGTACGGCCTGTCGGCGGCGTCCGCGCTCACCGTGGCCCTGACCATGGCCAGTTCGCTGACCTTCCTGCCCGCCATGCTCGGCTTCCTCGGCCCGAAGACCCTCTCCCGCCGCGAGCGCCGCGCCCACAAGGAGAAGGGGCCCGTCGCCGACGACGCGCACGGGTTCTGGCTGCGCTGGGCGTCCTTGGTGGAACGGCGCCGGGTCCCGGTCGCCCTGGGCGCGCTCGTCCTGGTGGTCGTGGTGGCGCTCCCGCTGTTCTGGCTGCGGCTCGGTTCCTCCGGGGCCGCGAACGACCCGATCGGCTCCCACACCCAGCGGGCGTACACCACCCTGGCCAAGGGGTTCGGCCCCGGCTACAACGGGCCTTTCCAGCTGGTCAGCGAGATCAACTCACCTAACGACACACAGGCGTTCGCCGCGTTCCTCGCCGCCGCCGCCAAGACACCCGGGGTGGTTTCGGTGACCCCGCCGACCACCTCGCCCAACGGCAAGGTCGCGCTCGCCATCCTCTACCCGAGCACCGGTCCGGGCTCCGCGCGGACCGTCACCCTCGTGGGCACCATCCGCGATCTGGCGCCGAAGGCGGAGGGGCCCGGCCATCCCCCGGTCCATGTCGGCGGGGAGACACCCACCAACATCGACTTCTCGCGGGTGCTGAGCGAGAAGCTGCCGCTGTTCATCGCCGTCGTCGTCATCCTGGCGTTCCTGCTGCTGATGGCGGTGTTCCGGAGTCTGCTGATTCCGCTGGTGGCGGCCGTGATGAACCTGCTGTCCGTCGGCGCCGCGCTCGGCGCGCTCTGCGCCGTCTTCACCTGGGGCTGGGGCCTCTCGGTGCTTCATGTGCCGGTCGCGGGGCCGGTCGACGCGTTCATCCCCGTGCTGCTGTTCTCGGTGCTGTTCGGGCTCTCGATGGACTACGAGGTGTATCTGGTCAGCCGTATGCAGGAGGAGTGGCGCCACCGGCGCGGCGCCCCGGCACACGACATCCCGACACACGACGCCGACCGGGCCGGCCAGGCACACCGGGCCGGCGAACCGCCCTCGGACCGCGTACGTGGCGACCACCCGCCCGCCGACCCGGTCCGCTCCAATCACCCGCCCGCCGATCCGGTCCGCTCCAACCACCTGGCGGTGACGCACGGTCAGGCGAAGACCGGGCGGGTCATCGCGGCGGCGGCCGGGATCATGATCCTGGTGTTCGGGTCGTTCCTGATCGGCGACGACCACGTACTCCAGGAGTTCGGATTCGGCCTGGCCTTCGCCGTACTCGTGGACGCCCTGATCATCCGGGGCCTGCTCGTCCCGGCCCTGATGCATCTGATCGGTCCGGCCAACTGGTTCATGCCCGCGTGGCTGCGCCGGATCGTGCCCAACCTGTCCGTGGAGGCGGCGAGAACGGGCGGCCACTGA
- a CDS encoding YciI family protein, translated as MAKYLLLKHYRGAPAAVNDVPMDRWTPEEISDHLRYMDDFADRLRETGEFVDGQALSPEGMFVRYDGEGRPPVTDGPFAETKDLIAGWMVIDVDTRERAVELAGELSAAPGAGGKPIHEWLELRPFYGVSPTITE; from the coding sequence ATGGCCAAGTACCTGCTGCTCAAGCACTACCGAGGCGCCCCGGCCGCCGTCAACGACGTCCCCATGGACCGCTGGACGCCGGAGGAGATCTCGGACCACCTGCGCTACATGGACGACTTCGCCGACCGGCTGCGGGAGACCGGCGAGTTCGTCGACGGCCAGGCGCTCTCGCCGGAGGGGATGTTCGTCCGGTACGACGGCGAGGGCCGCCCACCGGTGACCGACGGCCCGTTCGCCGAGACCAAGGACCTCATCGCGGGCTGGATGGTGATCGACGTCGACACCCGGGAGCGGGCCGTCGAGCTGGCGGGGGAGCTGTCGGCGGCCCCGGGCGCGGGCGGAAAGCCGATCCACGAGTGGCTCGAACTGCGCCCGTTCTACGGCGTGTCGCCCACCATCACGGAGTGA